The Achromobacter deleyi genome has a window encoding:
- the argH gene encoding argininosuccinate lyase — MANTPSSDQNQFANKAQAWSARFSEPVSELVKRYTASVDFDKRLARHDIQGSLAHADMLAAQGIIGAQDLADIQRGMTQILSEIDAGSFQWLLDLEDVHLNIEKRLVELVGDAGKRLHTGRSRNDQVATDIRLWLRDEIDNLQHLLRQLRHALATVALENAGTIMPGFTHLQVAQPVTFGHHLLAYAEMFGRDAERLADCRRRVNRLPLGAAALAGTSFPIDRERVAKTLGFDGVCRNSLDAVSDRDFAIEFCAAGALIMTHVSRLSEELVLWMSPRVGFIDLADRFCTGSSIMPQKKNPDVPELARGKTGRVNGNLVALLTLMKGQPLAYNKDNQEDKEGLFDTVDTVRDTLTIFADMAGGIKVKAENMRAAALQGFATATDLADYLVKKGVPFRDAHEVVAHAVRDCEQRGCDLADLSTDDLKAYHASIGEDVHQVLTLEGSVAARKHVGGTAPERVAEEARLVLAETAEG; from the coding sequence ATGGCAAACACTCCCTCCTCCGATCAAAACCAGTTCGCCAATAAGGCGCAGGCCTGGTCCGCCCGGTTCTCGGAACCGGTTTCCGAACTCGTCAAACGCTACACGGCGTCCGTGGATTTCGACAAGCGCCTGGCGCGCCACGACATCCAGGGCTCGCTCGCGCATGCGGACATGCTGGCCGCCCAGGGCATCATCGGCGCCCAGGACCTGGCCGACATCCAGCGCGGCATGACGCAGATCCTGTCCGAAATCGATGCCGGCAGCTTCCAATGGCTGCTGGATCTGGAAGACGTCCACCTGAATATCGAAAAGCGCCTGGTGGAACTGGTGGGCGATGCGGGCAAGCGCCTGCACACCGGCCGTTCGCGCAACGACCAGGTCGCCACCGACATCCGGCTGTGGCTGCGCGACGAAATCGACAACCTGCAGCACCTGCTGCGCCAGCTGCGCCACGCGCTGGCCACCGTCGCGCTGGAAAACGCCGGCACCATCATGCCGGGCTTCACGCACCTGCAGGTCGCCCAGCCCGTCACGTTCGGTCACCATCTGCTGGCCTACGCTGAAATGTTCGGCCGCGACGCCGAGCGCCTGGCCGACTGCCGCCGCCGCGTGAACCGCCTGCCGCTGGGCGCCGCCGCGCTGGCCGGCACGTCGTTCCCGATCGACCGCGAACGCGTGGCCAAGACGCTGGGCTTTGACGGCGTGTGCCGCAACTCGCTGGACGCCGTGTCCGACCGCGACTTCGCCATCGAATTCTGCGCCGCCGGCGCCCTGATCATGACGCACGTCTCGCGCCTGTCCGAAGAGCTGGTGCTCTGGATGAGCCCGCGCGTGGGCTTCATCGACCTGGCCGACCGCTTCTGCACCGGCAGCTCGATCATGCCGCAAAAGAAAAACCCCGACGTGCCCGAGCTGGCCCGCGGCAAGACCGGCCGGGTCAACGGCAACCTGGTCGCCCTGCTGACCCTGATGAAAGGCCAGCCCCTGGCCTACAACAAGGACAACCAGGAAGACAAGGAAGGCCTGTTCGACACGGTGGACACCGTGCGCGACACGCTGACCATCTTCGCGGACATGGCTGGCGGCATCAAGGTGAAGGCCGAAAACATGCGCGCCGCCGCCCTGCAAGGCTTCGCCACCGCCACCGACCTGGCCGACTACCTGGTCAAGAAGGGCGTGCCCTTCCGCGACGCCCATGAAGTGGTGGCCCACGCCGTGCGCGATTGCGAACAGCGCGGCTGCGACCTGGCCGACCTGTCCACCGACGACCTGAAGGCCTATCACGCCAGCATCGGCGAAGACGTCCATCAGGTCCTGACCCTGGAAGGCTCGGTTGCCGCGCGCAAGCACGTGGGCGGCACCGCCCCCGAGCGCGTCGCCGAAGAAGCCCGCCTCGTCCTGGCGGAAACCGCCGAAGGCTGA